One stretch of Streptomyces peucetius DNA includes these proteins:
- a CDS encoding GNAT family N-acetyltransferase, whose translation MPASPLVVPAPLPAQAPAPAPAPSSVPAQGGEPRYVVSLARDQEDVRAAQRLRHQVFAGEMGARLDGPEPGLDTDAFDAYCDHLLVREADTGEVVGTYRLLPPERARIAGRLYSEGEFDLTRLDAIRDDLVEVGRSCVHPLHRNGAVIALTWAGLARYMTRTGHNWLAGCCSVPLADGGGLAAATWNTVREKNLAPEEYWVTPHKLWNAETVTRPAGRAELPPLLRGYLRLGAWVCGAPAHDPDFNVADLYVLLSLRRTNPRYLRHFLSLAPVR comes from the coding sequence ATGCCCGCATCCCCGCTCGTCGTGCCTGCTCCGCTCCCCGCACAGGCCCCCGCGCCCGCGCCCGCCCCCTCCTCCGTACCGGCTCAGGGCGGCGAGCCCCGCTACGTCGTCTCGCTCGCCCGCGACCAGGAAGACGTCCGTGCCGCTCAGCGGCTGCGCCACCAGGTGTTCGCCGGAGAGATGGGTGCCCGGCTCGACGGACCCGAGCCCGGGCTGGACACCGACGCCTTCGACGCCTACTGCGACCACCTGCTCGTCCGCGAGGCGGACACCGGTGAGGTCGTCGGCACCTACCGGCTGCTGCCGCCGGAGCGCGCCAGGATCGCCGGCCGCCTCTACTCCGAGGGGGAGTTCGACCTCACGCGCCTCGACGCCATCAGGGACGACCTCGTCGAGGTCGGCCGCTCCTGCGTCCACCCGCTGCACCGCAACGGCGCCGTGATCGCCCTCACCTGGGCCGGCCTCGCCCGCTACATGACCCGCACCGGCCACAACTGGCTGGCCGGCTGCTGCTCCGTCCCCCTCGCCGACGGCGGCGGCCTCGCGGCCGCGACCTGGAACACCGTACGGGAGAAGAACCTCGCCCCCGAGGAGTACTGGGTCACCCCGCACAAGCTCTGGAACGCCGAGACCGTCACCCGTCCCGCGGGCCGGGCCGAACTGCCTCCGCTGCTGCGCGGCTACCTCAGGCTCGGCGCCTGGGTGTGCGGCGCTCCCGCCCACGACCCCGACTTCAACGTCGCCGACCTCTACGTCCTGCTGTCGCTGCGCCGCACCAACCCGCGCTACCTGCGCCACTTTCTCTCGCTCGCACCGGTCCGATGA
- a CDS encoding lysophospholipid acyltransferase family protein yields MNVWLPTSPCTPQGCAGHHGAVAGRARAAVRLTAGLAVVACGVLLAPLAALLGRLLGAAVRHRLTRWWSRAVLRAFGVRVRVVGVPHGLRGALVVANHISWLDIPLIAAVLPGRMLAKSEVRSWPVLGPLAARGGTLFVERDRLRTLPATVAAMAGALRDGARVVVFPEGSTWCGRERGRFRPAAFQAALDAGVAVQPVRITFSPTGAAAFVGDDPLLVSLWRVATAGRLTAEIRLLPPILPGSRPDRRSLALAAQFAVASDRANRPSLSVHQCVSSRPAAASSVRTPS; encoded by the coding sequence ATGAACGTCTGGCTGCCCACCTCGCCCTGCACCCCGCAGGGCTGCGCCGGCCACCACGGAGCGGTGGCCGGCAGGGCCAGGGCCGCAGTCCGGCTGACGGCCGGCCTGGCGGTCGTCGCCTGCGGCGTACTGCTCGCGCCTCTCGCGGCGCTGCTCGGCAGGCTCCTGGGCGCCGCCGTCCGCCACCGGCTGACCCGCTGGTGGTCACGGGCCGTGCTGCGGGCGTTCGGCGTACGGGTACGGGTCGTGGGCGTCCCGCACGGGCTGCGGGGCGCGCTCGTCGTGGCCAACCACATCTCGTGGCTGGACATCCCGCTGATCGCCGCCGTACTGCCGGGGCGGATGCTCGCGAAGAGCGAGGTCCGCTCATGGCCCGTCCTCGGGCCGCTCGCCGCCCGCGGCGGGACTCTCTTCGTGGAACGGGACCGGCTGCGCACGCTGCCCGCCACCGTGGCGGCGATGGCGGGCGCGCTGCGCGACGGGGCGCGGGTCGTCGTCTTCCCGGAGGGCTCCACCTGGTGCGGTCGCGAACGGGGACGGTTCCGCCCGGCCGCCTTCCAGGCCGCGCTCGACGCGGGCGTCGCCGTCCAGCCCGTACGCATCACCTTCTCCCCGACCGGAGCGGCCGCCTTCGTCGGCGACGACCCGTTGCTCGTCTCGCTGTGGCGGGTCGCGACGGCCGGGAGGCTGACCGCGGAGATCCGGCTGCTGCCGCCGATCCTCCCCGGGAGCCGGCCCGACCGCCGCTCACTGGCGCTGGCCGCTCAGTTCGCCGTCGCGAGCGACAGGGCGAACCGGCCCTCCTTGTCCGTCCACCAGTGCGTCAGCTCCAGGCCGGCCGCCGCGAGTTCGGTCCGCACACCGTCCTGA
- the egtD gene encoding L-histidine N(alpha)-methyltransferase, which produces MSPFLLTRTLPEDATDAALRGDVLHGLTRTPKSLPPKWFYDARGSELFEEITQLPEYYPTRAEREILAGRAPEIAAATGARTLVELGSGSSEKTRFLLDALPGLHTYVPVDVSESALSGAAQALLAERPSLNVHALIADFTRGLALPGTPGPRLVAFLGGTIGNLLPGERAVFLRSVRALLDPGDFLLLGTDLVKDEAVLVRAYDDAAGVTAEFNRNVLAVLARELGADVDPGDFDHVALWDRDNEWIEMRLRARSALTVKIPELDLAVPFEAGEELRTEVSAKFRQDGVRTELAAAGLELTHWWTDKEGRFALSLATAN; this is translated from the coding sequence GTGAGCCCCTTCCTGCTGACCCGCACCCTGCCCGAGGACGCGACGGACGCCGCGCTGCGCGGTGACGTCCTGCACGGCCTGACCCGTACGCCCAAGTCCCTGCCGCCGAAGTGGTTCTACGACGCGCGCGGCAGCGAGCTCTTCGAGGAGATCACCCAGCTCCCCGAGTACTACCCGACGCGCGCCGAGCGGGAGATCCTCGCCGGCCGGGCGCCGGAGATCGCGGCGGCGACCGGGGCGCGGACCCTGGTGGAGCTCGGGTCCGGCTCCTCGGAGAAGACCCGTTTCCTGCTCGACGCGCTGCCGGGCCTGCACACCTATGTGCCGGTGGACGTGAGTGAGAGCGCTCTGTCGGGGGCGGCTCAGGCGCTGCTCGCCGAGCGCCCGTCGCTGAACGTGCATGCTCTGATCGCCGACTTCACCCGGGGGCTGGCGCTGCCCGGCACACCGGGGCCGCGGCTGGTCGCGTTCCTGGGCGGCACGATCGGCAATCTGCTGCCCGGCGAGCGGGCGGTGTTCCTGCGGTCGGTGCGCGCCCTGCTGGACCCCGGCGACTTCCTGCTGCTGGGGACGGACCTGGTGAAGGACGAGGCGGTGCTGGTGCGTGCGTACGACGACGCGGCCGGGGTGACCGCCGAGTTCAACCGGAATGTGCTCGCGGTCCTCGCCCGGGAGCTGGGCGCGGACGTCGACCCGGGCGATTTCGACCATGTGGCGCTGTGGGACCGCGACAACGAGTGGATCGAGATGCGGCTGCGGGCGCGTTCGGCCCTCACCGTCAAGATTCCCGAGCTGGATCTGGCGGTGCCGTTCGAGGCGGGCGAGGAACTGCGCACGGAGGTGTCCGCGAAGTTCCGTCAGGACGGTGTGCGGACCGAACTCGCGGCGGCCGGCCTGGAGCTGACGCACTGGTGGACGGACAAGGAGGGCCGGTTCGCCCTGTCGCTCGCGACGGCGAACTGA
- the egtC gene encoding ergothioneine biosynthesis protein EgtC, with protein MCRHIAVLGPPEPLGTSLVEPAHGLLRQSWAPRRQRHGTVNADGFGIGWYAEGDPVPARYRRAGPIWADLSFADLARVVRTSAVLAAVRDATAPGADAEAAAAPFASGPWLFSHNGAVRGWPASMGALAVTLPADELLSMEARNDSALLWALVLHRLRAGDGVGQALADTVRDTAALSPQSRLNLLLTDGTAVAATAWGDTLWYLTGPGRRTVVASEPYDDDPRWQEVPDRTLLTATRTEILLTELKEPT; from the coding sequence ATGTGCCGTCACATAGCCGTACTGGGACCGCCGGAGCCGCTGGGCACTTCGCTCGTCGAGCCGGCGCACGGTCTGCTGCGCCAGTCCTGGGCGCCGCGCCGGCAGCGTCACGGCACGGTCAACGCCGACGGCTTCGGCATCGGCTGGTACGCGGAGGGCGACCCCGTGCCCGCCAGGTACCGGCGCGCGGGACCGATCTGGGCCGACCTGTCGTTCGCCGACCTGGCGCGCGTGGTGCGCACCTCCGCGGTGCTCGCCGCCGTACGGGACGCCACCGCCCCGGGCGCGGACGCCGAGGCCGCGGCGGCGCCGTTCGCGTCCGGGCCCTGGCTGTTCAGCCACAACGGGGCGGTGCGCGGCTGGCCCGCCTCGATGGGGGCGCTCGCCGTGACGCTGCCCGCGGACGAACTGCTGTCGATGGAGGCGCGCAACGACTCGGCGCTGCTGTGGGCGCTGGTGCTGCACCGGCTGCGCGCGGGCGACGGCGTGGGGCAGGCGCTCGCCGACACCGTCCGTGACACGGCCGCGCTCTCGCCACAGTCGCGGTTGAACCTGCTCCTCACCGACGGCACGGCGGTCGCCGCGACCGCGTGGGGCGACACCCTCTGGTATCTCACCGGGCCCGGCCGGCGCACGGTCGTGGCCTCCGAGCCGTACGACGACGATCCGCGCTGGCAGGAGGTGCCCGATCGCACGCTGCTCACCGCGACCCGCACCGAGATCCTGCTGACCGAGCTCAAGGAGCCGACCTAA